The following proteins come from a genomic window of Ictalurus furcatus strain D&B chromosome 14, Billie_1.0, whole genome shotgun sequence:
- the LOC128618154 gene encoding UDP-glucuronosyltransferase 2A2-like — protein MYHSALLTILSLLSVLSGVYSGQILVFPVDGSHWINMKVLIVDLHSKGHNITVIRGSNSMYIKEESPYYSSITVDIGAYDDEFFTTFLSLLLQMRKHKTSSWDEIMFGVEVMKKFSEIHEKICNMTAMMFENETLMKSLQQAKFDMVLADPAMGGGMLLAHKLGLPLVLNVRWTIHGEGHFAIAPSPLSYVPVPGAELTDKMTFIQRVKNVLIYFITHYQQSKYFGQPYKAFCQKYFGPDVDYFSIFQNADIWLMRNDFTFEFPRPTMPNVVYMGGFQCKPSNPLPDDLEKFVQSSGKHGVIIMSLGSLFGELLDDITDEIAAAFAQLPQKVIWRHTGPRPSTLGNNTLLVDWMPQNDLLGHTKTKLFVAHGGTNGIQEAIYHGVPILGLPLAFDQPDNLSRMKEKGTAKVLDISELDRSVFLEALKEVLDNPSYRENMQKLSRLHHDQPIKPLDHAVFWIEFVIRNGGAPHLCTQSFRMSWITYHSVDVMLTLLVAVLISGWLTFLVLRYLCFSVIFKKKIKCE, from the coding sequence ATGTATCACTCAGCCCTGCTCACAATTTTGTCGCTGTTATCTGTTCTAAGTGGGGTCTATTCTGGTCAGATTTTGGTATTTCCAGTTGATGGAAGCCACTGGATTAATATGAAAGTTCTCATTGTAGATTTACATTCAAAAGGCCACAACATCACAGTGATTCGAGGTTCAAACAGTATGTATATTAAAGAGGAGTCACCCTACTACAGTTCAATCACTGTTGATATTGGGGCATATGATGATGAATTTTTTACCACTTTTTTGTCCCTTTTGCtacaaatgagaaaacacaaaacatcctCTTGGGACGAAATCATGTTTGGAGTGGAGGTCATGAAAAAGTTCTCTGAGATTCATGAGAAAATTTGCAACATGACTGCCATGATGTTTGAAAATGAAACTTTGATGAAATCTTTGCAGCAGGCTAAATTTGACATGGTTTTAGCTGACCCTGCCATGGGAGGTGGTATGCTACTAGCACACAAACTTGGCCTCCCTCTTGTGTTAAATGTTCGTTGGACTATTCATGGAGAGGGCCATTTTGCCATTGCTCCCTCCCCCCTGTCTTATGTACCTGTTCCTGGAGCAGAGCTAACAGACAAAATGACTTTTATTCAAAGAGTCAAAAATGTGTTGATTTACTTCATCACTCACTATCAACAGTCTAAATATTTTGGCCAACCTTACAAGGCCTTTTGTCAGAAATACTTTGGACCCGATGTGGATTACTTTTCCATTTTTCAGAATGCAGATATCTGGCTCATGAGAAATGACTTCACTTTTGAATTTCCACGACCCACAATGCCAAATGTAGTCTATATGGGTGGTTTCCAATGCAAGCCCTCCAATCCACTTCCTGATGATCTAGAAAAGTTTGTGCAGAGTTCAGGGAAACATGGGGTCATCATAATGTCTTTGGGATCTCTTTTTGGAGAACTTCTAGATGACATTACAGATGAGATAGCAGCTGCCTTTGCCCAACTGCCTCAGAAAGTCATTTGGAGACATACTGGACCTCGACCTTCTACCCTTGGCAACAACACGTTACTAGTGGACTGGATGCCACAGAATGACCTACTTGGACACACAAAGACTAAGCTCTTTGTAGCCCATGGAGGAACCAATGGTATTCAGGAAGCTATTTATCATGGTGTTCCCATTTTAGGTCTACCTCTAGCATTCGATCAACCTGATAACCTGTCAAGGATGAAAGAAAAGGGAACAGCTAAAGTCCTGGATATTTCTGAGTTGGACAGATCAGTATTTTTAGAGGCATTAAAGGAAGTGCTGGATAATCCATCttacagagagaacatgcagaaGTTGTCTCGATTGCATCATGACCAGCCCATAAAGCCTCTTGATCATGCAGTCTTCTGGATTGAATTTGTTATAAGAAATGGAGGTGCTCCTCACTTGTGCACACAGTCTTTCAGGATGTCCTGGATTACCTATCACTCTGTGGATGTTATGCTCACATTGCTGGTGGCTGTGTTGATTAGTGGCTGGCTAACATTTTTGGTACTGCGATATCTTTGTTTTAGTGtaatctttaaaaagaaaatcaagtGTGAATGA
- the ube2q2 gene encoding ubiquitin-conjugating enzyme E2 Q2 isoform X2, producing the protein MSVSGLKAELKFLVSIFDPNHERFRIINWKPDELSCQFNVTGEKLLIIHCNITEAYPSTPPLWFVESDDPSLTEVFEHLEDVRKGSTLLLQQLKRLICDLCRLYNLPQHPDVEMLDQPLPAGPISHERKHVTTDEVTSDEEEEEEMTEDIEDLDHYEMKEEEPVDAKKSEDDGIEKENLAILEKIRKNQRQDHLNGAVSGSVQASDRLMKELREIYRSLSYKTGIYSVELVNDSLYEWHVKLRMVDPDSPLHSDLQVLKEKEGVDYILLNFSYKDNFPFDPPFVRVVSPVLSGGYVLGGGALCMELLTKQGWSSAYSIESVIMQINATLVKGKARVQFGANKNQYNLARAQQSYKSLVQIHEKNGWYTPPKEDG; encoded by the exons ATGTCCGTGTCGGGGCTCAAGGCCGAATTAAAGTTTTTGGTATCAATTTTTGACCCGAATCACGAGCGTTTCAGAATTATCAACTGGAAACCCGACGAGCTTAGCTGTCAGTTTAATGTGACTGGTGAAAAGCTACTGATCATCCACTGCAATATTACG GAGGCTTACCCTTCAACTCCCCCTTTATGGTTTGTGGAATCAGACGATCCAAGTTTGACTGAGGTGTTTGAGCATCTGGAGGATGTCCGGAAAGGCAGTACCTTG ctcctccAGCAGTTGAAAAGACTGATCTGTGATCTTTGTCGACTGTATAACCTGCCCCAGCACCCTGATGTGGAGATGCTGGACCAGCCTCTTCCTGCTGGACCCATCAGTCATGAGAGAAAG CATGTAACAACAGATGAAGTAACatctgatgaagaggaggaggaggaaatgaCTGAG GACATCGAAGATCTTGACCACTATGAGATGAAAGAGGAGGAACCTGTAGATGCCAAGAAGTCAGAAGACGATGGGATAGAAAAGGAGAACCTTGCTATTCTAGAAAAAATCCGCAAGAACCAAAGGCAGGACCACTTGAAT GGTGCAGTGTCTGGCTCTGTTCAAGCCTCAGACCGTCTTATGAAGGAACTCAGGGAGATCTATAGGTCACTGAGTTACAAGACAG GAATCTATTCAGTGGAGCTAGTCAATGACAGTCTTTATGAATGGCATGTCAAATTGAGAAT GGTAGATCCAGATAGTCCATTACATAGTGACTTGCAGGtcttgaaagaaaaagaaggggtCGACTATATTCTGCTCAACTTCTCTTATAAA GATAACTTTCCTTTTGATCCACCCTTTGTACGAGTAGTGTCTCCTGTACTCTCTGGAGG TTATGTTCTTGGAGGAGGGGCCTTGTGTATGGAACTACTAACAAAACAG GGCTGGAGCAGTGCCTATTCCATAGAGTCTGTCATTATGCAAATCAATGCCACCCTAGTCAAAGGGAAAGCTAGAGTACAGTTCGGAGCCAATAAG AACCAGTATAATCTTGCTAGAGCACAACAGTCATATAAGTCTTTGGTCCAGATCCATGAAAAGAATG GTTGGTACACACCTCCTAAAGAAGATGGTTAA
- the ube2q2 gene encoding ubiquitin-conjugating enzyme E2 Q2 isoform X1: protein MSVSGLKAELKFLVSIFDPNHERFRIINWKPDELSCQFNVTGEKLLIIHCNITEAYPSTPPLWFVESDDPSLTEVFEHLEDVRKGSTLLLQQLKRLICDLCRLYNLPQHPDVEMLDQPLPAGPISHERKHVTTDEVTSDEEEEEEMTEQDIEDLDHYEMKEEEPVDAKKSEDDGIEKENLAILEKIRKNQRQDHLNGAVSGSVQASDRLMKELREIYRSLSYKTGIYSVELVNDSLYEWHVKLRMVDPDSPLHSDLQVLKEKEGVDYILLNFSYKDNFPFDPPFVRVVSPVLSGGYVLGGGALCMELLTKQGWSSAYSIESVIMQINATLVKGKARVQFGANKNQYNLARAQQSYKSLVQIHEKNGWYTPPKEDG, encoded by the exons ATGTCCGTGTCGGGGCTCAAGGCCGAATTAAAGTTTTTGGTATCAATTTTTGACCCGAATCACGAGCGTTTCAGAATTATCAACTGGAAACCCGACGAGCTTAGCTGTCAGTTTAATGTGACTGGTGAAAAGCTACTGATCATCCACTGCAATATTACG GAGGCTTACCCTTCAACTCCCCCTTTATGGTTTGTGGAATCAGACGATCCAAGTTTGACTGAGGTGTTTGAGCATCTGGAGGATGTCCGGAAAGGCAGTACCTTG ctcctccAGCAGTTGAAAAGACTGATCTGTGATCTTTGTCGACTGTATAACCTGCCCCAGCACCCTGATGTGGAGATGCTGGACCAGCCTCTTCCTGCTGGACCCATCAGTCATGAGAGAAAG CATGTAACAACAGATGAAGTAACatctgatgaagaggaggaggaggaaatgaCTGAG CAGGACATCGAAGATCTTGACCACTATGAGATGAAAGAGGAGGAACCTGTAGATGCCAAGAAGTCAGAAGACGATGGGATAGAAAAGGAGAACCTTGCTATTCTAGAAAAAATCCGCAAGAACCAAAGGCAGGACCACTTGAAT GGTGCAGTGTCTGGCTCTGTTCAAGCCTCAGACCGTCTTATGAAGGAACTCAGGGAGATCTATAGGTCACTGAGTTACAAGACAG GAATCTATTCAGTGGAGCTAGTCAATGACAGTCTTTATGAATGGCATGTCAAATTGAGAAT GGTAGATCCAGATAGTCCATTACATAGTGACTTGCAGGtcttgaaagaaaaagaaggggtCGACTATATTCTGCTCAACTTCTCTTATAAA GATAACTTTCCTTTTGATCCACCCTTTGTACGAGTAGTGTCTCCTGTACTCTCTGGAGG TTATGTTCTTGGAGGAGGGGCCTTGTGTATGGAACTACTAACAAAACAG GGCTGGAGCAGTGCCTATTCCATAGAGTCTGTCATTATGCAAATCAATGCCACCCTAGTCAAAGGGAAAGCTAGAGTACAGTTCGGAGCCAATAAG AACCAGTATAATCTTGCTAGAGCACAACAGTCATATAAGTCTTTGGTCCAGATCCATGAAAAGAATG GTTGGTACACACCTCCTAAAGAAGATGGTTAA